Genomic segment of Acidaminococcales bacterium:
AACATTGAGCCCGCTTTGGGGATCATAGGACAGGTGCAATTCCGGGCGCTCCAAAATTATTGCTTGGATGGAACCCACGCCGAAACTCGTGCGCAATACATCCCGAAGGCGCACCGAAATATTAAGGCGCGGTATCCTGGCCACCAAATTACCGCTCGGATCTTTCCAAACAACGTCGCTCAGCCAGACATCGCCGCTGAACGCCGCTCCCACATCGCCGATACTGACCGTCCCTTCCAGAAAATCCTGTTCAGCGGCCTGTTCTTTAATAAACGCCGCCGCCCTGCCGCCGGCCCAGCGGACGAAGCCAAACAAAAGCAAAAACGCTACAGCCACCGCGACACTGATCAGTTTACGCTTGCTGCGGAAATTGAAATTCCCTAAAGGCACAAAACCACCTCTGTTTTCCCAGCCTCAACCGATTGTTCAGCGGCTATCGGTAAAATATCCGCTGTTTTTTATGCCGCAGTTATCCAAATAACCCTGCAAAATTAAGGCCGCGGCTAATTTATCGACAAGGGTTTTACGTTTTTTGCGCCTTACGTCCGCTTCTATCAGCACCTTTTGCGCCGCCACCGTAGTCAGGCGCTCGTCCCAAAGGACTACTTCTTTGCCGGCAAAATGCTCTTTCAAAATCGCGGCGAATTGTTCCGATAAAAGCGCCCGTTCACCGATTGTTCCGTTCATGTTTTTGGGGTAGCCCACGACAAAACCGTCTGCCGCATACTCTTTCACATACCCGGACAGTTTTTCCAAGTCATATTCCAGCCCGGCGCGTTTGATAACGCCAACGCCCTGCGCGGTAATGCCCAATGGATCGCTTACCGCCACGCCGATAAGCTTGTCCCCTAAATCAATCCCTAAAAATCGCATGGCGCGCATCGATCCCCGCGCGTTATTTCGGGCAGCGTGGGCGTTTTTTTATAAATTGCGTCAAACATTTTTTTTATTCAAATAACTTTCCATTAATTCCTCCAGCAGTTCATACCGTTCAAAAGCCCTGACGCGCGCACGCGCGTCTTTATGGCTGGTTATATATGTCGGGTCTCCGGACAAAAGGTAGCCCACAAGCTGATCGATTGGATTATAGCCTTTCTCCGCCAACGCCATGCAAACATAAGCTATTTCATCCGCCACTACTTTTTTCGCCGTATCGCTCCTGTATAATACTGTATCTTTTGATACATCGGCCATAGCAAACCCTCCCGCCAAGAAAATGGAAAATCAAGCCCACTTGTCGCCGCCGCCGGCGATTGCTGTCGCGCCCGGGCAATCACCAGCATTAATTCAACAATATATATTTTACCATACAATCGCGGATCGGTATCAAAAAAGCCGCTCAACTTTCAGTTTTTATTATTGCAATTGCGCCTTTATCGCGTCCCAGGCTTTGACCATAGCTTCCGGAACAAGCTCCGCCCG
This window contains:
- the ruvX gene encoding Holliday junction resolvase RuvX; translation: MRFLGIDLGDKLIGVAVSDPLGITAQGVGVIKRAGLEYDLEKLSGYVKEYAADGFVVGYPKNMNGTIGERALLSEQFAAILKEHFAGKEVVLWDERLTTVAAQKVLIEADVRRKKRKTLVDKLAAALILQGYLDNCGIKNSGYFTDSR
- a CDS encoding IreB family regulatory phosphoprotein, coding for MADVSKDTVLYRSDTAKKVVADEIAYVCMALAEKGYNPIDQLVGYLLSGDPTYITSHKDARARVRAFERYELLEELMESYLNKKNV